A stretch of DNA from Tubulanus polymorphus chromosome 6, tnTubPoly1.2, whole genome shotgun sequence:
GATTCGTATCGGTGTCGTCCGATTTGGCTCGAAGTCGGATCTCATAGTAAAATTTACCGATACCGACAAGGAATCGATCAAAGAAAAGATAGATAATATGGAGCTTCAAGGTGGAATGACGTTTACCGGAAAAGCTTTGCAATTCACCAACGAGGTAAACATtactgaaatgaaaagaatGCGGCCCAATTCTATaggccattttcaaaacgtgGATCAGatgctcaaaagttgtttagagttaaccagcAGAAAGTTGATATGGTACCAATGTTCATTgctactatggtatttatccgccggtgatctttaaccaacttttgagcaactggcccctgatttATTACAGTTACGACATTACTAAATCAAACATCACTAATATCAGATGGAAATTTAGAGATAAACATTGTCGAAATGTCCCCAGTTGAATCATCACGAAGTCCAAAAAGCATAATTCTTTTTGCTTACAGAACCTGTTTTCGGAATCCCGACCGGATGCACGCAAGCTGACGGTTATTGTGACCGACGGGATGCCATCAGATCCCGGAAGTTTATTAAGTTGGGGAACGCGATACCGTGCAGATAACAACAAACTGATGTTCGTGGTTATCGGAAGGCCTCCGTCGATCGACGTTTCCGAGTTAAGCGCTGCGGCATACAGACCAGActgggttatcaggttcaaCATTGAATGCATTATAtacttatattttcattataactGAATTTGGGAATCTTTATAATTTACAGTTTCAAACATCTAATGTTGAAGCCAAAACGGTAATAATTTCTTATCTGAGATAAAGACGACAGGGGGTCGATCCAGGGGGATTTATGAAACTTCTACATGTCCATCAATTTTTTtgagtgccctttttcattttgtcaacgAAGATAATTGGTGCAAAGTGCAGGGGTACGCTTGATATTAACTCTTTTTACACCAGAGTGCCCTTTTGGGACTTGacaagttcttcaaaattagcCCCTCAGTGTAAGAGAGTGCCATTTTGAACATCGAAGTGCCCTTTTGGTATGTgaaaacttcttcaaaattggccTCTAGATCCGTCCCTGGACATGTGCATTAAACATCGAGTTCATAAATCCATTTTCCGATTTTTTTTCCGCTAAAGAATGCCCACACGAACTCAATTAACTTCTTATGGCctttatcaatttatacaaAACACAAAGATCTTAGATTATCAAAAGCTTATTATTACATATACTGCTTGTAGGTTGGATTCTTACGCCCAACTTGAGGAGCACATCAATGGAGTCAGGGATAAGGTTTTCTGTGGTAAGCTTTCACATGGAACGGGGGACTTTAAAGGGAGCTTTAAAGATTCTGAACAAATTTGCCGAAATACTCGGTTTACTGAACGCCTTTTTCTTTCTTAGGTTGCAATGAAAGAGACATGGCCGTTCTTCTAGACAGTTCCATAAGCATACCGGTGGAGCTATTTGAAAAGACGAAAGATTTCATCATTTCTTACGCGAAAACATTAGATATCGGACAGCGAGCAACTCGCTTCGGGTTAGTCAGATTCAGCAGCACGACTGCCACGAAGACATTCGTAGATTTCTCCGACCTCGAAAAAGATTCGATTTTAGGAAAGATAAAAAACCTCGAAAAAGCTGGTGCAATGACACAAACCGGTTACGCGATGGAAGTTGCCAAGAAGGTACACAATGTATTCCGTCGATACATATGTGCTATGATCAATGCAACACACAAATTATCTTATGGTTTCTAATTTTCACAGGACCTTTTCGATCACGCACGTCCTAAAGCGGAAAAAATTGCAATAATTATTACCGACGGATACCCCTCGAGTAGTTCAGTTCTTCTCGAACAGGGTCGCCTATATAAGCAGGATGATATCAAAGTGTTATTTGTATTGGTCGGAAAATCGTTCGCATCATATTTCTATGATATGTATAAAGAGGTGGCCTATAAACCGGACTGGGTGAGGAGATTTGACAGCTATCAGGATCTTGCTGTATCCCGAGATTTCTACTGCTGTAAGTATCAGCCATTTTGAATTGCATTGTATTCTATTTATTcctttgaattaattaatatAAGGTCCATCCCCCAAGCCTCCTTTTTCAAATATCACCAGAACTGCATATTTTAGTAGAACGACTTCTCATTTATAGCCGTGATCagacggagacgatttggccccgGCCAAATTGGCACTGATCAGTCCCAAGTCAATTTtacccgtgcctaattagtgAGCGTGTTCACACGTGAACCACTCAGTCGATAGTAAGCAATACCTGAACAAAGCGCGGCATTATTTTTGGGCTCGGCCAAAAAGGCACGGCTCATTTGGCAACCgcgtgaacagttgttccgggcctaATTTGGCACCGGCCAGCATTTTCTAGCACAGGCAATATTTGACATTGAATTCGCTGCCGCTTTGATTTGATATCATCCATCCAGATTGCAAATCATATCGTATCAATTTTGTCTATCTTGACTATCAGAATTGGTAAAACTTACGACTTATATTTGCATATGAGAAGATCTTAGTTATAACGTCAACCCTTTCTCTGTAATCCTGAAAAATAAGAGTACTATTCTCTTAATGTATTTATCTGTTTTCAGAAAACAGACTGACACGAGACTAGTCTTCATTGTTATACTAGTCCGTGGACTAGTATTTGAACGCTTACCGAATAGGTCGCAATCTATgcttgaatttgatttttgcaTCTCCTGTACTGTTAgatattttactttattgTTTAGAATGTCGATGGATATTGCCTatcattatacatgtataacgtACAATTATCAGAAAGAAAAGTTTCTTACAATTTCTGAATCGTACAATTTCTTAGTCGTTCATACGACAGTGAATATGTGATTTActcaaaatgaataaaaattatAGAAATCGAAGAAATAGAATTTGTGTTTAATTCTTTGGATATGGTCATAGTACCCTTCGGAGACTTGGTGACATTCTGAGGGTTGTTGGGGGCGTTGTCTTAGGACTATGTCTGAGATATGACGCTGGATCTAATTGCATTGGCAGTGAAATAAAGTGGACATTCTTGCTAATGTACATAAGCTAGAGTGTAAATCGGCGATGCTATTGATATGTGAATAGATATGAATTCTAGAGATAAAGTATTTTGGggtatattttgtatttaaccaattaaattttgagaCTTGGGAAGATTTAAGGTTTGCGGTAGCGTAGAGATTTTCCTTGGGTGCCATGTTTATGGCGCGGGCTAAAACATTCGCGTGATCGTTTCTCTAATGTTGAAAGTTTCTTTCCATTAAATTGGTATATTATATGCTCTTTGACATAAGCaatgcattcattcattcaatatgTATATGTGTACTTTTTCAAGAAGCTTTTTCCATTACAACGGTATCTGATATCAATCTGAAAATCGATATCGTGATCCTTTCCACTAATGCACTAGTGGTCCATTTAAAGTAAATGGGTTCTTAGTTTTCGAAAGTGGATGGAAAGGAAAATCGACGATAAGTgcgaatcaaaatgaatacgaCTGTCATTACGAGGAATATAATCGGCAGTTACATTTTAGGATATGGCGGCCTTGTTTTGGCACTCTTCGGGACACTGGGCAACGTTCTAAGCGTCGTTGTACTGAGACGGAGTAGTCGCGGGAGTAAAATGCAATCGACCGTTTTAATTTTATGTTGCATCTCCATCTGCGATCTAGTGACCCTCGACCTAGGTTTACTTCGACTCGTTGTATTTTACATATCGTTAATACGAAGCGACGGTAAGTCTGTCGTCGATATACGCAAGCACAGTGGCCCGCTGACCGGATTCGTGTGCCCCGCATCGGCCTTCATATCTAACTATAGCCCCCAAGTCGGCGCTTGGCTCGTCGTACTCTTAACCGCGGAACGATTCGTGTGCGTTGCCTTTCCTATGATGGCGACCCGATTGGCGGTGCGTCGAAATGCAGTATTTGGTATCGCCACAATCGTATCGGTCTTATTTCTCGTAAACGGGCACATTCTTTTCGGAATTCGTTACTCCAATCGTCCACCGTTGGTTGGTTTTCATTGCCAGCCGATCAACGATCTCTATAGACACTTCCAGATTCGCGTCTACTCGTGGATCAGCGTCTTCGCGTCTTCTCTTATACCATTTGCACTTATTTCAGTCATGAATTTAACGATCGTCAAAAATCTTAATTCTGCTACAAATCGTCGGCGTGTTTTGTCGGTCGGTGCGGTAACAAAGCGAACCGATCATAATAACGTCACTAGCACTTTACTGGCAGTCAGCACAACATTCATCGTCACAACGCTTCCCGACGTTGGATTCGTGGTTTATTTGACCAAAAGTAGTTTTGCTTTTGTTGGTGGTTTGGTAGAAATACTGGGGCCAGCTCTACGTTTATTATTCTATTCGAACAATGCCATTAATTTCATCTTGTATCTGTGTTGCGGTCAGAAATTTCGGAAAGAGTTCACGAGGTTGATCACCTGTAAATAGATTGCCGTTGTTTAGGCTAAACAATCATACCTTCTGGCTCTCTTTCACTCATCAAAGTGACCATACAGGCACGTGTTCTTTTTAGAATTCATTTCTAAACATTGATTTATGGAATTTCTGTACCAGGCAGGAAGGGTTTTAAGGATTTTTTAAAGATACTTTAAGGatttttgtcaaataaatgaaagatTGAAATGTCGAAATATGGGTACGATACGGTAGGTAAAGACAGGGATGCGCCCTTATATTGACTGCATAATAATGTTTTCAAATCCCGAAGGAATGATTCTCCTCAACTGCGCTTTGATATGTGGCTATGAAATTTATACCAGAGGTAAAATGGTTCAACCTGGTCAAAAGAACTGTAGGCACCAAACTCCTTCCGCGGCCCTAACCCCGATTTAAGTTCCTGATTACTTGCATGGCAAACCAAAAATCTCcctaaaagaaaatatcatactatttcaatttttcgtactgatttcattttcttgaaaACAAGCAACGCCCTATCGTCGTATTCGTCAACGGCTTTGAGCCCTTCACCAGCGCTTGCCCTGTCGCTACAGGTATTTTCATAATCCAGGATTCATTGGCTCGAGTTCGCGTGTAGCATCGGTGAATTTCTTCCCCATTTGTGAgcaaaagaataagaaatgaGCTGAACTCAAGTTTAATTTACACACGGCAGATTGACGATTTTAAACATTGAAATGATACATACTGTTTGAAGGGATCTGGCCACCTGGATTTTATCTTTTACAAATTGTCTACATAATATTTTCCGACCGGACCGCTGCTGCCAAAAAACAAGGCATCCTTATGagggttttttgttttttgcctTTTTCACAGAAAATCCTATTGCTTTCCACCGAatgtatcattatcattatagttATCATAATCgttattgttatcattatcgTTATTACCATcgtaatcattatcattaccgTTATCGCTATCATGATCATTATCctaaattatttcatgtttttcatccAAGATTTTGTACTTTTTCACttagaatgaaaaatgttaattgaAGTATCGTCAACATCATCTAGTTGCGGTTGCATCTCGTCTGCGGCTTACTCTGGCTATAAATTTGAATGTGAACTTAAGTTGTACGTCAGTTATGCGCAGCTGACATTACATTTTACGTAAGAATAATCAATCTGCGGATTAAGCTGGTTTTGGTTGCTGACTGGTGTAAAATGTGGATGAACGTGTGAACGCTGTCAGAAAGAAACGATACATTGACATCGCTAACGAACTAGTCGTATTTTTAGGTTTCATATTACTAGCGCGTAAGCAATTAATTTCGAATCATGAATCGGACGTTATTGCCTCAGCCACCATCTTGGTTGTGGCAAATGTCCGTCTGGTACGCGTACAATTTCATAGTTTATCTCATTTGGATTGTCGGTAGTATCGGCAACATTCTCACATTAGTTTTACTCATTCAATTGCGCAACGAACTAGACGGCCCCAGCTCTCAATACTTGTTCTCGTTGGCTACATCGGATTTGATACATTTAAACACAGTGTCATTGAAATGGCTGGAGAAGATCAGTATTGCATCGGGCACCGGTTTTGAAGTGTACGTATTCTACGCATCCTCCGAAGTCGCCTGTAGGGTTTTGCTGGTAATTGCCAGTATCTCGATCAAACTGTCTACTTGGACTTTGTGCATTTTTGCCATTGAGAGATCACTCGCAATTTCTATGCCTCTTAAAGTTGCTAATGCCTTTACCAAATCTCGACGGCGATATCTGATCGTTTGTCAGTGGACCATTGTCATCGCCGTGGAGAGCTCTTTTACCGATGTTTACGGAATTCGCCCTTACTCAGACGGACGTCAAAATTGCATGTTATTTCCTAATTACATCGATGGGAATGCCGTGCTTAGAATAGCGTTATCGATGTATATTCGTGTAACGCACTTTATTGTACCTTACATCATAAATACCTCTTGCATTATGGTAATCGCTAAGAAACTAACTTCAAGACCGACTAAAGCTTCGAATAATGtacaaaatatttaaacaagACAGGACATGCATCAAAAACCTCGTAGCGATAACTTCTTTATATCTAATTCTATCGCTTCCCAATACCTTagtaaattctattttttacGCGAACCCGTCTATTTTGCACTGGCCTGGTAAACCCCACCTActctatttcattacattgGTAACGGCAACAATCGAAACCTCAAACAACGCCATTAatttcttcatatattttatcagttttagaaagtttcgaattgaaataatacgtTTTTGCCTCTCTctacccaggagtaaatgggtacttGGCCACACGGCATAACAAATATGACACATATCAAAAACGTTGGGCTTTATCGATTATCATATTCGTTTTGGAGATTTGTACGTTCATACGTATAGTTATTCATAACTAACTTTTCTCCTTCTTTGTTGTTGGTACATCGTTTGGTTGGACAACTTAATGGGCCGCCGAACGAATCGCGTCGTGATGTGGCGTGGTGCGCATTTCGAATATTTCCTCTTGACCACACGGATCTATATTTTTGGCAAAAAAATTCACGGTTACGTTTTGTACGATCATAGTACCATGGTGGATGCTGTACAAATCCCGTGATGCGTAGGAGATTCCCTGACGATATCCATTTATGGATATCAATTGCTTAGTCCACATGCGTTAAACCATATTGACCAATTTTGTCGGTAGAAAAACTAAAAACCTTTACTCACGAAACTTGCTATATCAATCAGTAAGCTACTAACTAATTACAACAGCCCTACATTTATGATCTCGATCCATCAAAAGATGCACTTAACTTGAGTTTTCCCTTTTCACCTACCGGTAGTTGTTTCAATTTCGTGGAATCACTCACGACTATAATTTATGATAAAACTACTTCATGGCCCATATAAGCATCAACTAATGCGAAGATGATATAGATGACTTTCTTCATTTTGATATGTCGATGGCATCGGAAAAGAATATGGCTA
This window harbors:
- the LOC141907586 gene encoding collagen alpha-6(VI) chain-like → MLCLNPMLRSRGSSSTVLMNMQVKWRRFAMLAVLTGLFLQNPVQSRAIFDGCKVDIVFLIDASGTWCQADFDDTRNYVKSFVNDVTVGPNDTRIGVVGFTGPTSTKTAVDFTDLEKDSIKQKLDYMEFKRCVTYTHHALNKAKQEIFSNKRENAKKVAVLITDGDKTIDTKFLEIAQEYKKANIMLVILHIGVDAVDDGLKKAAYKPDWVARLSGYNDLRNTLSTVHDVACPIRCRADVAFLVDGSTSLVETMFDQARRFVNAFADSVHVGDEAIRIGVVRFGSKSDLIVKFTDTDKESIKEKIDNMELQGGMTFTGKALQFTNENLFSESRPDARKLTVIVTDGMPSDPGSLLSWGTRYRADNNKLMFVVIGRPPSIDVSELSAAAYRPDWVIRLDSYAQLEEHINGVRDKVFCGCNERDMAVLLDSSISIPVELFEKTKDFIISYAKTLDIGQRATRFGLVRFSSTTATKTFVDFSDLEKDSILGKIKNLEKAGAMTQTGYAMEVAKKDLFDHARPKAEKIAIIITDGYPSSSSVLLEQGRLYKQDDIKVLFVLVGKSFASYFYDMYKEVAYKPDWVRRFDSYQDLAVSRDFYC